From Malaciobacter mytili LMG 24559:
AATTTGTATTAAAATACTCATTAAAATCATAATCAAGTCTTAATTCAAGTCCATTAATTTCAACTTTATCTAGATTTTCTGAAGTATAATATTTACTAGCTCCTGCACCATAAGAAACCAGTTCTATTTTATCTTTTATATTTGTATGAAATGCAACAATTTCAGATGAAAAATTATTATATTTGTTTGAAAGTGCTATTTCAAAACTTTGTGATTCTTCAGGTTTTAAATCATAAGAACTTGTTTTTGGTCCATAAATCACATCTGATCCAAATCTTTTTCCATCTTTATATACAGGAGAAACAACATAAAGTTCTGCAATGTCAGGAGCTCTAAACCCTTGAGAATAGTTAGCTCTTAAAGAAGTGTTTTCAGTAAATCTTTGAACAACTCCTGCTTGAAAAGTAACTTTACTATCTGCATTTGAAATATGATCATATCTCGCACCAATAGTTGCATTTAAAGAATCTGTAATACCAATTTCATCTTGTAAATAAATAGATTTATAAGTTACTTCTTTTGTAATAAAATCACTTGAATTTGCATTTGGATTAATTGCACTTGAATCTCTTGTCTCTTTTCTATACTCTGCACCAAATGTAAAAATATTAGAGTCATTTAAAAGATAGGTAGTTGTTGATTCCACATTATCAATTGTTACATTTGCACTAAATTTTTTATTTACTGGACCTGCAAAATTAACAGGTGTTGTTTCATTTCTTTTTTTATAATATGATCTATAAAATCTTAAATTTGTTGTTAAATCATTATTTACTTGATATTCAAAATCAGTAGATACATCAACTCTTCTATTATCATCTTTTGATAATATAGGAGTATTTTTTATAAGTCCTCCACCTGCAAATTTTGCATTTCCTAGGTAAACACCTTCTCTTTCTTCTTTAAAATAATTAAAATCTAATCCTGCTAAAAGCTTTGGTGTTAAATATTTTTCAAATCTTGTTCCAAAACTTAAAACAGTAGCATCATCCATATAAGTTATATCTTCACTTCCTAAAATACCATTTTGTGGATTTGCTCCTATTACACTTCCTGTATTTGGATTTACAGCAGATTGAGTATATTTTTTCTTTTTTGTAA
This genomic window contains:
- a CDS encoding TonB-dependent receptor plug domain-containing protein, whose amino-acid sequence is MKKGLILSSVTAIILTNNSYANTNLGEVLVTTATKTEKNIEGVSASIIVVTKEEIEKISASTLKDVLEKIPSINAQFARFPHPSSASKASISIRGVGANGTLILLDGKRLSAETENPYEMNRIPASIIERIEIVKGSMSTLYGSDAIGGVINIITKKITKPQTAVDLKYGLNNKGDAKQKNFNFTNIGKNDYFNYKVFGSIVDSTPFTKKKKYTQSAVNPNTGSVIGANPQNGILGSEDITYMDDATVLSFGTRFEKYLTPKLLAGLDFNYFKEEREGVYLGNAKFAGGGLIKNTPILSKDDNRRVDVSTDFEYQVNNDLTTNLRFYRSYYKKRNETTPVNFAGPVNKKFSANVTIDNVESTTTYLLNDSNIFTFGAEYRKETRDSSAINPNANSSDFITKEVTYKSIYLQDEIGITDSLNATIGARYDHISNADSKVTFQAGVVQRFTENTSLRANYSQGFRAPDIAELYVVSPVYKDGKRFGSDVIYGPKTSSYDLKPEESQSFEIALSNKYNNFSSEIVAFHTNIKDKIELVSYGAGASKYYTSENLDKVEINGLELRLDYDFNEYFNTNFHLTYLDTEDKTLNKELTFTPEVSAYLGLDYKISNNLKTNLSFRYIGEQYTNSQNSDKTDDYTLVDLGLNYKINKTASVYGGIDNIFDKKVEEELGVNAGTYMFVGLRFNF